In Oryza brachyantha chromosome 1, ObraRS2, whole genome shotgun sequence, the following are encoded in one genomic region:
- the LOC102708013 gene encoding myb-related protein MYBAS2-like: MDGWMHACPHMHHITCSYPDDLLTYLRCSGPPSRSCVCCACVGGAGLQRSGKSCRLRWVNYLHPGLKRGRMSPDEERLVIQLHAKLGNRWSRIAKSMPGRTDNEIKNYWRTHLRKLKLIQAHSKQQQDATTTTPMPSDDHHHTSSPVASDDDSSSAASSSSNSYSLQPASQAQEDQLLLHLPLWNDDFDCCWSSNVVATPPPMAASPLWDDDALCCSDYSLPLSLWGSSSGHDDYIKMLDAS; this comes from the coding sequence atggatggatggatgcatgcatgcccgcATATGCACCATATTAcatgtagttatcctgatgaTTTACTTACTTACCTGCGATGCTCCGGCCCTCCCTCTCGATCTTGTGTGTGTTGTGCGTGCGTGGGTGGTGCAGGTCTGCAGCGCAGCGGCAAGAGCTGCCGTCTCCGGTGGGTGAACTACCTCCACCCTGGGCTGAAGCGAGGGCGGATGAGCCCCGACGAGGAGCGCCTCGTCATCCAGCTGCACGCCAAGCTCGGCAACCGCTGGTCGCGCATCGCCAAGAGCATGCCCGGCCGCACCGACAACGAGATCAAGAACTACTGGCGCACGCACTTGCGCAAGCTCAAGCTAATTCAGGCGcacagcaagcagcagcaggacgccaccaccaccacgcccATGCCTTccgacgaccaccaccacaccTCCTCGCCCGTGGCTTCCGACGACGACTCTTCCTCAGCTGCTTCGTCCTCCTCCAACTCCTACAGCCTGCAGCCGGCCAGCCAGGCCCAGGAGGACCAACTACTGCTTCATCTGCCTCTCTGGAACGACGACTTCGACTGTTGTTGGAGCAGCAACGTCGTCGCTACTCCGCCGCCGATGGCCGCCTCGCCGCTCTGGGACGACGACGCCCTCTGCTGCTCGGATTATTCGctacccctctctctctgggGATCATCGTCAGGCCACGACGACTACATCAAGATGCTCGATGCCTCCTAA
- the LOC102705496 gene encoding protein SOSEKI 2-like, which yields MANRSSSGGGSGWASPDRTVVWTEPKKKKVASVAVVYYLCRQDGQLEHPHFVHVPCLSDPPRLYLRDVLARLSDLRGAAMPASYSWSAKTTYRNAGYVWHDLTADDLILPAQGNHEYVLKGSPLLLLRPTATDHLQLPAASTKRSHHNRWTSFDLADYNRSGAPAAELIGIDEISPPPCSSSPDSSRQLQQDGTPQSAAAAAGLSRMRASAMLMQLISCGSIKNAVPPRRKGSSS from the coding sequence ATGGCCAACAGGTCATCGTCGGGGGGTGGTTCAGGGTGGGCGAGCCCCGACCGGACGGTGGTGTGGACGGAgcccaagaagaagaaggtggcGTCCGTGGCCGTGGTGTATTACCTGTGCCGGCAAGACGGGCAGCTGGAGCACCCCCATTTCGTCCACGTCCCCTGCCTCTCCGACCCGCCGCGCCTCTACCTCCGGGACGTCCTCGCCCGCCTCTCCGACCtccgcggcgccgccatgCCGGCCTCCTACTCCTGGTCCGCCAAGACGACATACAGGAACGCGGGCTACGTCTGGCACGACCTCACCGCCGACGACCTCATCCTGCCCGCGCAAGGCAACCACGAGTACGTCCTCAAGGGCTCcccgctgctgctcctccgccCCACCGCCACCGACCACCTCCAGCTGCCTGCAGCCTCCACGAAGAGGAGCCATCATAACAGGTGGACGTCcttcgacctcgccgactaCAACCGCAGCGGcgccccggcggcggagctgaTTGGCATTGACGAGATATCGCCCCCGCCGTGTTCCAGCAGCCCCGACAGCAGCCGCCAGCTGCAGCAGGACGGCACACCgcaatcagcagcagcagcagcagggctTAGCCGGATGCGGGCGTCGGCGATGCTGATGCAGCTCATCTCGTGCGGCTCCATCAAGAACGCCGTCCCGCCGCGGCGGAAAGGGTCGTCGTCG
- the LOC102705781 gene encoding agamous-like MADS-box protein AGL29: MVAPARRRPSLGRQKIEIRRIESEEARQVCFSKRRAGFFKKASELSILCGADVAAVVFSPAGKAYSFGHPSVECLLERFLDSSSPATQQQGNARVVVEELNRQYGELRALVDAHKARRERAEEMIERERAAGTRSAAWVDTEVARMAPDELVAFGTALVAVQGAVAARADQMLREALLIGRRPPTATSTRPGPGPPPPGFFHLPQF, from the coding sequence atggttgcgccggcgcggaggaggcccAGCCTAGGGCGGCAGAAGATCGAGATCCGCCGCATCGAGAGCGAGGAGGCACGGCAGGTTTGCTTCTCCAAGCGCCGTGCCGGCTTCTTCAAGAAGGCCAGCGAGCTGTCCATCCTCTGCGGCGCCGACGTGGCGGCCGTCGTCTTCTCCCCCGCCGGCAAGGCCTACTCCTTCGGCCACCCGTCCGTCGAGTGCCTCCTCGAGCGCTTCCtggactcgtcgtcgccggcgacgcagCAGCAGGGGAATGCGCGAGTAGTGGTCGAGGAGCTCAACAGGCAGTACGGGGAGCTGCGGGCGTTGGTGGACGCGCACAAGGcgcggcgggagcgggcggAGGAGATGATAGAgagggagcgcgcggcggggaCCCGGTCGGCGGCGTGGGTGGACACGGAGGTGGCGCGCATGGCCCCGGACGAGCTGGTGGCTTTCGGCACGGCGCTCGTGGCTGTGCAgggcgccgtggcggcgcgCGCCGACCAGATGCTGCGCGAGGCGCTGCTCATTGGCCGGAGGCCACCCACCGCCACTAGTACCaggccggggccggggccgccgccgccgggcttcTTCCACCTGCCGCAGTTCTGA
- the LOC102708293 gene encoding probable aquaporin TIP1-2 has translation MPVSRIAVGAPGELSHPDTAKAAVAEFISMLIFVFAGSGSGMAFSKLTDGGATTPAGLISASLAHALALFVAVAVGANISGGHVNPAVTFGAFVGGNISLLKAVVYWVAQLLGSVVACLLLKIATGGEAVGAFSLSAGVGAWNAVVFEIVMTFGLVYTVYATAVDPKKGDLGVIAPIAIGFIVGANILAGGAFDGASMNPAVSFGPAVVTGVWDNHWVYWLGPFIGAAIAALVYDIIFIGQRPHDQLPTTDY, from the exons ATGCCGGTGAGCCGGATCGCGGTGGGCGCCCCCGGCGAGCTGTCCCACCCGGACACCGCcaaggccgccgtcgccgagttCATCTCCATGCTCATCTTCGTCTTCGCCGGCTCAGGATCCGGCATGGCCTTCA GCAAGCtgacggacggcggcgcgaccaCGCCCGCGGGCCTCATCTCCGCCTCCCTCGCGCACGCCCTGGCCctcttcgtcgccgtcgcggtcgGCGCCAACATCTCCGGCGGCCACGTCAACCCGGCCGTCACCTTCGGCGCCTTCGTGGGCGGCAACATCAGCCTGCTCAAGGCCGTCGTCTACTGGGTGGCGCAGCTGCTCGGCTCCGTCGTCGCCTGCCTCCTGCTCAAGatcgccaccggcggcgaggcagtgGGAGCCTTCTCGCTGTCGGCCGGCGTGGGCGCCTGGAACGCGGTGGTCTTCGAGATCGTCATGACCTTCGGCCTCGTCTACACGGTGTACGCCACGGCGGTGGACCCCAAGAAGGGCGACCTCGGGGTCATCGCGCCCATCGCCATCGGCTTCATCGTTGGCGCCAACATCCTGGCCGGCGGTGCCTTCGACGGCGCGTCCATGAACCCCGCCGTCTCCTTCGGcccggccgtcgtcaccgGAGTGTGGGACAACCACTGGGTGTACTGGCTCGGCCCCTTCAtcggcgccgccatcgccgcgctCGTCTACGACATCATCTTCATCGGCCAGCGCCCGCACGATCAGCTGCCCACCACCGACTACTGA